In the genome of Tropicibacter oceani, one region contains:
- a CDS encoding IS5 family transposase has product MSRPIPPTYKTRNWPAYNEALKRRGSLTIWFDPEMIWDAVPTGRRGRQQSYSDAAIQTCLSMKVLFGMALRQTTGFVESLLQLVGLNWTVPDFSTLSRRQKTLAVNIPYRGSKGPLHLLIDSTGIKVEGEGEWHARKHGGPKRRVWRKIHLGIDEETLEVRAVEITGSHIGDAPILPDLLDQIPQDQEIGSVTADGAYDTRKCHDAIADRGAHAVIPPRKNAKPWKTITAGAVARNEALRAAKYLGRALWRRWSGYHRRSRVETKMHCMKLLGQRLMARDFDRQVAELQVRIAVLNGYTALGMPVTEVVG; this is encoded by the coding sequence ATGAGCAGACCCATACCCCCGACCTACAAGACCAGAAACTGGCCAGCCTACAATGAAGCGCTCAAGCGCCGGGGCTCGCTGACGATCTGGTTCGACCCTGAGATGATCTGGGATGCCGTGCCGACAGGCAGGCGTGGCCGCCAGCAGAGCTATAGCGACGCCGCCATACAGACGTGCCTCTCGATGAAAGTGCTGTTCGGCATGGCGCTCCGGCAGACGACCGGGTTCGTCGAGAGCCTGCTGCAGCTGGTCGGTCTGAACTGGACGGTGCCCGACTTCAGCACGCTATCTCGCCGCCAGAAGACCTTGGCCGTCAACATCCCATACCGCGGCTCCAAGGGGCCGTTGCACCTGTTGATAGACAGCACCGGGATCAAGGTCGAGGGCGAAGGCGAGTGGCACGCCCGCAAGCATGGCGGCCCTAAACGCCGCGTCTGGCGCAAGATCCACTTGGGGATTGATGAGGAAACGCTGGAGGTTCGGGCCGTCGAAATCACCGGGAGCCACATCGGTGATGCGCCGATCCTACCCGACCTTCTCGACCAAATCCCGCAGGACCAGGAAATCGGTAGCGTCACGGCTGATGGCGCCTACGACACGCGCAAATGCCACGATGCGATTGCAGATCGCGGCGCCCATGCCGTCATCCCGCCCCGCAAAAACGCGAAGCCCTGGAAGACGATCACCGCCGGAGCCGTGGCGCGAAACGAGGCCTTGCGCGCGGCGAAATACCTGGGCCGCGCACTCTGGCGACGATGGAGCGGATACCACCGCCGAAGCCGCGTCGAGACAAAAATGCATTGTATGAAGTTGCTGGGCCAGCGGCTCATGGCGCGGGACTTCGACCGCCAGGTCGCGGAACTCCAGGTCCGCATTGCCGTCCTGAACGGCTACACCGCGCTCGGCATGCCCGTCACGGAAGTCGTAGGATAA
- a CDS encoding complex I NDUFA9 subunit family protein: MSKLVTIYGGSGFVGRYIARRMAKEGWRVRVAVRRPNEAIFVRPYGAVGQVEPVFCNIRDDASVRSVMNGADAVVNCVGTFDKGGKNNFDAVQHEGAERVARIAAEQGVARMVHISAIGADKDSDSLYAQSKGLGEEGVLQHMPGAMILRPSVIFGPEDEFFNRFAKLTRLSPVLPVVGADTRFQPVYVDDVAQAAVKGVLGTAAGGVYELGGPDVRSFRELMQEMLHTIRRRRLILNIPFWAAGVIGSVSDLVQSVSLGLIPAQITRDQVRSLKRDNVVAEGAKTLADLDIRPTATEAVLDEYLWPYRPSGQYDAIKESARNLRAQ; this comes from the coding sequence ATGTCGAAGCTCGTCACCATATACGGGGGGTCCGGTTTCGTGGGCCGCTATATCGCGCGGCGCATGGCCAAAGAAGGCTGGCGAGTCCGAGTCGCCGTCCGCCGCCCGAACGAGGCGATCTTTGTCCGCCCCTATGGCGCCGTAGGCCAGGTTGAACCGGTTTTCTGCAATATTCGCGACGATGCCAGCGTGCGCAGCGTGATGAATGGCGCCGATGCGGTGGTGAACTGCGTCGGCACTTTCGACAAGGGCGGCAAGAACAATTTTGACGCCGTTCAGCACGAAGGCGCCGAACGCGTCGCCCGAATCGCCGCTGAGCAGGGCGTGGCCCGCATGGTCCACATCTCGGCCATCGGGGCGGACAAGGATAGCGACAGCCTTTATGCGCAAAGCAAGGGCCTGGGCGAAGAAGGCGTGCTGCAACACATGCCGGGCGCCATGATCCTGCGCCCTTCGGTGATTTTCGGCCCCGAGGACGAATTCTTCAACCGGTTCGCCAAGTTGACCCGCCTGTCGCCGGTGCTGCCCGTCGTGGGCGCGGACACCCGGTTTCAGCCGGTCTATGTGGACGATGTGGCCCAGGCCGCGGTCAAGGGCGTGCTGGGCACCGCCGCGGGCGGCGTCTATGAACTGGGCGGCCCCGATGTGCGCAGCTTCCGCGAATTGATGCAGGAAATGCTGCACACGATCCGCCGCCGTCGCCTGATCCTGAACATTCCGTTCTGGGCGGCCGGCGTGATCGGGTCGGTTTCGGACTTGGTGCAATCGGTGTCGCTGGGGCTGATCCCGGCGCAGATCACCCGCGACCAGGTGCGCAGCCTCAAGCGAGACAACGTGGTTGCCGAGGGTGCCAAAACCCTGGCCGATCTGGATATTCGCCCGACCGCGACCGAGGCCGTGCTGGACGAATACCTTTGGCCCTATCGCCCCTCGGGGCAATACGACGCCATCAAGGAATCGGCCCGCAACCTGCGCGCGCAGTAA
- a CDS encoding DUF6455 family protein has product MRPTLGDPARHFFMTRSVARVMGLSLADEIQTGHLAPEAYAGMVTRCRGCALVEACEQWLARQTEVSPTPPPGCWNGQLLSDLRKHH; this is encoded by the coding sequence ATGAGACCGACCCTGGGCGACCCTGCCCGCCACTTTTTCATGACGCGCAGCGTGGCGCGGGTCATGGGTCTGAGCCTGGCCGATGAAATCCAGACCGGACACCTGGCCCCCGAGGCCTATGCCGGGATGGTCACGCGCTGCCGGGGCTGCGCCCTGGTCGAAGCCTGCGAGCAATGGCTGGCCCGGCAAACCGAGGTCAGCCCGACCCCGCCGCCGGGGTGCTGGAACGGCCAACTGCTGAGCGATCTGCGAAAGCATCACTAG
- a CDS encoding DUF6455 family protein has product MIRDQADPQPFRPLGPERRHYWLAKRMAKATGVDLESAMDQGELTQQDWASMVTTCRGCAWTQGCRHWLNQPHSLGNDAPRSLPEGCANRAPLANLRNAAQELT; this is encoded by the coding sequence ATGATCCGCGATCAGGCCGACCCGCAGCCGTTCCGCCCGCTTGGCCCCGAACGCCGCCACTACTGGCTGGCCAAACGCATGGCCAAGGCCACCGGGGTGGATCTGGAAAGCGCCATGGATCAGGGCGAGCTGACCCAGCAGGACTGGGCAAGCATGGTCACCACCTGCCGCGGCTGCGCCTGGACGCAAGGCTGCCGGCATTGGCTGAACCAGCCGCATAGCCTTGGCAACGATGCCCCCCGATCCCTGCCCGAGGGATGCGCCAACCGCGCGCCTCTGGCCAATCTGCGCAACGCCGCACAGGAGCTGACCTGA
- a CDS encoding DUF6455 family protein, which produces MQSRETLKRHAGLVDRMAQAQGLDIEEQMLRGNLSMTELEDAVLRCTGCDQPCTCESWLASRSAPVDVPPEYCRNTEMFADLRKAAR; this is translated from the coding sequence ATGCAAAGCCGCGAAACATTGAAACGCCACGCCGGACTGGTCGACAGGATGGCACAGGCGCAGGGTCTGGATATCGAAGAACAGATGCTGCGCGGCAATCTCAGCATGACCGAGCTGGAGGACGCGGTGCTGCGCTGCACCGGCTGCGATCAGCCCTGCACTTGCGAAAGCTGGCTGGCCTCGCGCAGCGCGCCGGTGGATGTACCGCCCGAATACTGCCGCAACACCGAGATGTTCGCCGACCTGCGAAAGGCCGCCCGATGA
- a CDS encoding M48 family metallopeptidase, with amino-acid sequence MRRALPLLFVLLAACAELPVPMPPTGPAPGGQDLTPAPSDVQLRAQKAARQFVQVVETVEPVAEQVCRNRSTRLNCDFQIVVDDRPDQPPNAFQTVDRAGRPIVAFNLALIASAENADELAFVMGHEAAHHVMDHIAKTQESATVGAVVLAGITALSGADADTIKAAEELGATVGARTYSKDFELEADRLGTIIAAKSGYDPVRGALFFNRIPDPGNRFLGSHPPNAARMAIVRKTYAEFVAGQN; translated from the coding sequence ATGCGCCGCGCCCTGCCCCTTTTGTTCGTTCTTCTGGCCGCCTGCGCCGAGCTTCCGGTTCCCATGCCGCCGACGGGCCCTGCCCCGGGCGGCCAGGATCTGACGCCTGCGCCAAGCGATGTGCAGCTGCGCGCGCAAAAGGCGGCGCGGCAGTTCGTGCAGGTGGTCGAAACCGTCGAACCGGTGGCCGAGCAGGTGTGCCGCAACCGTTCGACGCGGTTGAACTGTGATTTCCAGATCGTCGTCGACGATCGCCCCGACCAGCCGCCCAACGCCTTTCAGACCGTTGACCGCGCGGGGCGGCCCATCGTGGCCTTTAACCTCGCGCTGATCGCCTCGGCCGAGAATGCCGACGAACTGGCCTTTGTCATGGGACACGAGGCGGCGCACCACGTCATGGACCATATCGCAAAGACGCAGGAAAGCGCGACGGTTGGCGCCGTTGTCCTGGCCGGGATCACCGCGCTGTCGGGGGCCGATGCCGACACCATCAAGGCCGCCGAAGAGCTGGGGGCCACGGTTGGCGCGCGCACCTATTCCAAGGATTTCGAGCTTGAGGCGGACCGGCTGGGCACCATCATCGCGGCCAAATCCGGCTATGATCCGGTGCGCGGAGCGCTGTTCTTCAACCGCATCCCGGACCCCGGCAACCGGTTCCTTGGATCGCATCCGCCCAATGCCGCCCGCATGGCGATTGTCCGCAAGACCTATGCCGAATTCGTCGCCGGCCAGAACTGA
- a CDS encoding DUF167 domain-containing protein, translated as MKTPDLSDLATPGAVIAVRVTPKASRNTVARDGDVLRVHVTTVPEGGKATAMVQKLLAKALGVPKSRLLLIRGETARDKLFQIAP; from the coding sequence ATGAAAACACCCGACCTGTCAGACCTGGCCACCCCCGGCGCGGTGATCGCGGTGCGGGTGACGCCCAAGGCATCGCGCAATACGGTTGCGCGGGATGGTGATGTGCTGCGGGTTCATGTCACCACGGTTCCCGAGGGCGGCAAGGCGACGGCCATGGTGCAAAAGCTGCTGGCCAAGGCGCTGGGTGTGCCAAAGTCGCGGCTGCTGCTGATCCGGGGCGAAACCGCGCGCGACAAGCTGTTCCAGATTGCCCCGTGA
- a CDS encoding nitroreductase family protein gives MPPANQAALDFLLSRRSRPAKTLRAPAPDRAALLPILTAAARTPDHGKLEPWRFIVLEGAALTRLASAVETTGARLGKPDEDITKAASAFADSPLCVAVVEVQKDSPKIPPIEQTYSAGAACLALLNAALAAGWGANWLSGWASHDRGFLTDALGLQPHESLAGFIHIGTEGAVPPERPRPDLDAITEWVSE, from the coding sequence ATGCCCCCAGCTAACCAGGCCGCCCTCGATTTCCTTTTGTCCCGGCGTTCGCGCCCGGCCAAGACGCTGCGCGCGCCCGCTCCGGACCGGGCGGCGCTGTTGCCGATCCTGACCGCCGCCGCACGCACCCCCGATCACGGCAAGCTGGAGCCTTGGCGGTTCATCGTTCTCGAAGGTGCGGCCCTGACCCGGCTGGCAAGCGCGGTTGAAACCACCGGCGCGCGATTGGGTAAACCGGACGAGGACATCACCAAGGCCGCCAGCGCCTTTGCCGACAGCCCGCTGTGCGTGGCGGTGGTCGAGGTGCAAAAGGACAGCCCCAAGATCCCGCCGATCGAACAGACCTATTCGGCCGGGGCCGCCTGCCTTGCGCTGCTGAACGCGGCGCTGGCCGCGGGCTGGGGGGCGAACTGGCTGTCGGGCTGGGCCAGCCACGACCGGGGCTTTCTGACCGACGCCCTGGGGTTGCAACCCCATGAAAGCCTGGCCGGGTTCATCCATATCGGGACCGAAGGCGCGGTGCCGCCCGAACGCCCGCGGCCCGATCTGGACGCCATCACCGAATGGGTGTCTGAATGA
- a CDS encoding EI24 domain-containing protein produces the protein MILGDFLKALGQLGDRRFRGVLLKGIGLALALLFGFYALFVWGVGWFVGDSVTLPWIGQVTWIDNVISWAAVPLMLVLSVFLMVPVASAFTSMFLEEVADAVEARHYPALPPVQPVPFGDALRDTFGFLGILIAANLVALVLYLFVSPLAPFIFWALNGFLLGREYFTLAAMRRVGRDNARKMWRRHLPVIWTAGVLMALPLTVPLVNLLIPVLGAATFTHLFHRLNGR, from the coding sequence ATGATCCTTGGTGATTTTCTCAAGGCGCTGGGCCAGCTGGGCGACCGGCGTTTTCGCGGCGTGCTGCTCAAGGGGATCGGGCTGGCGCTGGCGCTGCTGTTCGGGTTCTACGCGCTGTTTGTCTGGGGGGTCGGCTGGTTCGTCGGCGACAGCGTGACCTTGCCCTGGATCGGCCAGGTCACCTGGATCGACAATGTGATCAGCTGGGCGGCGGTGCCGCTGATGCTGGTGCTCTCGGTCTTTTTGATGGTGCCGGTGGCCTCGGCCTTTACCTCGATGTTCCTCGAAGAGGTCGCTGACGCGGTCGAGGCCCGGCACTATCCGGCGCTGCCGCCGGTGCAGCCGGTGCCCTTTGGCGATGCGCTGCGCGATACCTTCGGCTTTCTGGGCATCCTGATCGCGGCCAACCTTGTGGCGCTGGTGCTGTATCTGTTCGTCTCGCCCTTGGCGCCGTTCATCTTCTGGGCGCTGAACGGGTTCCTGCTGGGGCGTGAATATTTCACCCTGGCGGCGATGCGCAGGGTGGGCCGGGACAACGCCCGCAAGATGTGGCGCAGGCATTTGCCGGTGATCTGGACAGCGGGCGTGCTGATGGCGCTGCCGCTGACGGTGCCGCTGGTCAACCTGCTGATCCCGGTGCTGGGCGCCGCGACCTTCACCCACCTGTTCCACAGGCTCAACGGCCGGTAG
- a CDS encoding DUF1467 family protein: MGITSGLVLFAVLWFLTFLCVIPIRLQTQGDLGKVEPGTHAGSPEVHNLKRKAWITTAIAGVLWAILASIILTGAISIRDIDSIAGQRMAPLEDN; this comes from the coding sequence ATGGGAATCACCTCGGGTCTTGTCCTGTTCGCGGTGCTTTGGTTCCTGACGTTCCTGTGCGTGATTCCCATCCGCCTGCAGACCCAGGGCGACCTTGGCAAGGTCGAACCGGGCACCCATGCCGGCAGCCCGGAAGTGCACAACCTGAAGCGCAAGGCCTGGATCACCACGGCCATCGCCGGGGTGCTTTGGGCGATCCTTGCCTCGATCATCCTGACCGGCGCGATCAGCATTCGCGACATCGACAGCATCGCCGGTCAGCGCATGGCGCCGCTGGAAGACAACTGA
- the mce gene encoding methylmalonyl-CoA epimerase has protein sequence MIGRLNHVAIAVPDLEAAAAQYRNALGAKVGAPQDEPDHGVTVIFIELPNTKIELLFPLGDNSPINGFLEKNPSGGIHHICYEVDDIIAARDHLQQTGARVLGTGEPKIGAHGKPVLFLHPKDFNGCLVELEQV, from the coding sequence ATGATCGGTCGTCTGAACCATGTCGCAATCGCCGTCCCGGACCTGGAGGCCGCCGCCGCGCAATATCGCAACGCCCTGGGCGCCAAGGTCGGCGCGCCCCAGGATGAACCCGATCACGGCGTCACGGTGATCTTCATCGAACTGCCTAACACCAAGATAGAATTGCTTTTTCCGCTTGGCGACAACAGCCCGATCAACGGTTTCCTGGAAAAGAACCCGTCGGGCGGCATTCACCACATCTGCTATGAAGTCGACGATATCATCGCGGCGCGCGATCACCTGCAGCAAACCGGCGCCCGCGTTCTGGGCACCGGAGAGCCGAAGATCGGCGCCCATGGCAAGCCGGTGCTGTTCCTGCACCCCAAGGATTTCAACGGCTGCCTGGTCGAGCTGGAGCAGGTCTGA
- a CDS encoding response regulator produces MDDYRDDLEVQHRRPTATRPLLGLTVLVVEDSRFACDAMRLLCLRSGARIRRADCIKSARRHLQVYRPSVAIIDLGLPDGSGAELIAELAHTSPRIDVLLGTSGDSFSEDVAMAAGADGFLAKPIESVLVFQSKILSALPPERQPNGPRLVSDDPVRPDPMAYRDDMAHAADVLDERGDGRMLDYLAQFLRGVAHSAGDGSLQKAAEDLAEARAKGRPLQAVIARVAALIQDRLSDRVAI; encoded by the coding sequence ATGGACGACTATCGAGACGACCTGGAAGTGCAACATCGGCGGCCCACGGCGACCCGCCCCCTGCTGGGACTGACGGTCCTGGTGGTCGAAGACAGCCGTTTTGCCTGTGACGCCATGCGGCTTTTGTGTTTGCGCTCGGGCGCGCGCATCCGGCGCGCCGATTGCATCAAGTCCGCGCGCCGTCACCTGCAGGTCTATCGCCCCAGCGTGGCGATCATCGACCTTGGGCTGCCTGATGGCTCTGGCGCGGAACTGATCGCTGAACTGGCCCATACATCGCCGCGCATCGACGTGCTTCTGGGCACCAGCGGTGACAGTTTTTCCGAAGACGTGGCCATGGCCGCCGGGGCGGACGGCTTTCTGGCCAAGCCGATCGAATCGGTGCTGGTGTTTCAAAGCAAAATCCTGTCGGCGCTGCCGCCAGAACGCCAGCCGAACGGCCCGCGCCTGGTCAGCGATGATCCGGTCCGTCCGGACCCGATGGCCTACCGCGATGACATGGCCCATGCCGCCGACGTGCTGGACGAACGCGGCGACGGGCGGATGCTGGACTATCTCGCGCAGTTCCTGCGCGGTGTCGCCCACAGCGCCGGAGACGGATCGCTGCAAAAGGCCGCCGAGGACCTGGCCGAGGCCCGCGCCAAGGGTCGTCCACTGCAGGCGGTCATCGCCCGGGTCGCGGCGCTGATCCAGGATCGGCTTTCGGACCGGGTGGCCATCTGA
- the aspS gene encoding aspartate--tRNA ligase translates to MHAFRSHSCADLTKANVGDTVRLSGWVHRIRDHGGILFIDLRDHYGITQVLCDPDSPVFAQVEKVRSEWCIRIDGSVKARDADLVNPKLPTGEIEVFVRDMEVLGAAEELPLMVFGDQEYPEETRLRYRYLDLRREQMQRNMTLRSDVVASMRKRMWEKNFREYQTPIITASSPEGARDFLVPSRLHPGKFYALPQAPQQFKQLIMVSGFDKYFQIAPCFRDEDPRADRSPTDFYQLDMEMSFVEQQDVFDTIAPVIAGVFEEFGGGRKVDAPQDWPQIPYKEAALKYGTDKPDLRNPIEMQDVSEHFRGSGFAIFAKLLEQDGTEIRAIPAPTGGSRKFCDRMNAFAQKEGLPGMGYIFWRDQGEGMEAAGPLAKNIGPERTEAIRQQLGLGIGDAAFFLGGKPAVFEKVAGKARTVIGDELGLTDLNRFAFAWIVDFPIYEKDEESGKIDFEHNPFSMPQGGMEALMGDPLAVKGYQYDLACNGYELVSGAIRNHRPEIMFKAFEIAGYGKDEVIKRFGGMVNAFKFGAPPHGGCAAGIDRIVMLLADQQNIREVIMFPMNQRAEDLMMQAPSDPTSDQLMELGLRVIPQD, encoded by the coding sequence ATGCACGCCTTTCGCAGCCACTCCTGCGCCGATCTGACCAAAGCCAATGTCGGCGATACCGTTCGCCTGTCTGGCTGGGTGCACCGCATCCGCGATCACGGCGGCATCCTGTTCATCGACCTGCGCGACCATTACGGCATCACGCAGGTGCTTTGCGATCCTGACAGCCCGGTGTTTGCGCAGGTCGAAAAGGTGCGCAGCGAATGGTGCATCCGCATCGACGGCAGCGTCAAGGCGCGTGACGCCGATCTGGTGAACCCCAAGCTGCCGACCGGCGAAATCGAAGTTTTCGTGCGCGACATGGAGGTGCTGGGCGCCGCCGAGGAACTGCCGCTGATGGTGTTCGGCGATCAGGAGTACCCCGAGGAAACCCGCCTTCGCTATCGTTACCTTGACCTGCGCCGCGAGCAGATGCAGCGCAACATGACGCTGCGTTCGGACGTGGTGGCCAGCATGCGCAAGCGCATGTGGGAGAAGAATTTCCGCGAATACCAGACGCCGATCATCACCGCCAGCAGCCCCGAGGGCGCGCGCGATTTCCTGGTGCCGTCGCGCCTGCATCCGGGCAAGTTCTATGCGCTGCCGCAGGCCCCGCAGCAGTTCAAGCAGCTGATCATGGTGTCGGGTTTTGACAAGTACTTCCAGATCGCGCCCTGTTTCCGCGACGAAGACCCGCGCGCCGACCGATCCCCGACCGATTTCTATCAGCTGGACATGGAGATGTCGTTTGTCGAGCAGCAGGATGTCTTTGACACCATTGCCCCGGTGATCGCGGGCGTGTTCGAGGAATTCGGCGGGGGCCGCAAGGTCGATGCGCCGCAGGACTGGCCGCAGATCCCCTATAAAGAGGCGGCGCTGAAATACGGCACCGACAAGCCCGACCTGCGCAACCCGATCGAAATGCAGGACGTGTCCGAGCATTTCCGCGGGTCTGGTTTCGCGATCTTTGCCAAGCTTTTGGAGCAGGACGGCACCGAAATCCGCGCCATTCCGGCGCCGACAGGCGGCAGCCGCAAGTTCTGCGACCGCATGAACGCCTTTGCCCAGAAAGAGGGCCTGCCGGGGATGGGGTACATCTTCTGGCGCGACCAGGGTGAGGGCATGGAAGCCGCCGGCCCGCTGGCAAAGAATATCGGCCCCGAGCGCACCGAGGCGATCCGCCAGCAACTGGGGCTGGGCATTGGCGATGCGGCGTTTTTCCTGGGCGGCAAGCCGGCGGTCTTTGAAAAGGTCGCGGGCAAGGCGCGCACCGTCATCGGCGATGAACTGGGCCTGACCGATCTGAACCGTTTTGCCTTTGCCTGGATCGTGGACTTCCCGATCTACGAAAAGGACGAGGAAAGCGGCAAGATCGACTTTGAACACAACCCGTTTTCCATGCCGCAGGGCGGGATGGAGGCGCTGATGGGCGATCCGCTGGCGGTCAAGGGCTATCAGTACGACCTGGCCTGCAACGGCTATGAACTGGTGTCCGGCGCGATTCGGAACCACCGCCCGGAAATCATGTTCAAGGCCTTTGAAATCGCCGGGTATGGCAAGGACGAGGTGATCAAGCGCTTTGGCGGCATGGTCAACGCGTTCAAATTCGGCGCCCCGCCGCACGGTGGCTGCGCCGCCGGGATCGACCGCATCGTGATGCTGCTGGCCGACCAGCAGAACATCCGCGAGGTCATCATGTTCCCGATGAACCAGCGCGCCGAAGACCTGATGATGCAGGCGCCCTCAGATCCGACCTCGGACCAGTTGATGGAGCTGGGCCTGCGGGTGATCCCGCAAGACTGA